Proteins found in one Candidatus Methylomirabilis lanthanidiphila genomic segment:
- a CDS encoding glucosidase, with protein sequence MRIIEATATIAPDPSRVSHIAPYVKDGINDCVVQGDQRPVNPDRQGTKVAAHYRLTVGPGESATGRLRLIGQAATATSEHTGTGSTSRPPWRIPGSRKCC encoded by the coding sequence ATGCGAATCATTGAGGCCACAGCCACGATCGCGCCGGACCCCTCGCGCGTCAGCCATATCGCGCCATACGTCAAGGACGGTATCAACGACTGCGTAGTGCAAGGCGATCAGCGCCCCGTGAACCCCGACAGGCAGGGCACCAAGGTGGCGGCGCACTACCGGCTCACGGTGGGTCCAGGCGAGTCGGCGACCGGGCGGCTTCGCCTGATCGGCCAGGCTGCTACTGCGACGAGCGAGCACACCGGGACCGGTTCGACTTCACGGCCGCCGTGGCGAATTCCTGGAAGCCGCAAATGTTGCTGA
- the ackA gene encoding Acetate kinase produces the protein MADAILVINAGSSSIKFSVYVAGHGDVALHVQGQVEGLFTAPRFTAKNGAGAVVSERFWGNGITLGHDGALNYLAAFLRQGASELRLVGVGHRVVHGGPGHTRPVRLDRQVLAGLETLIPLAPLHQPHNLTPIRILMERRSDVAQVACFDTSFHRTNPPVAQLYALPQALTDAGVRRYGFHGLSYEYIASVLPQFDARAAAGKTIVLHLGSGASMCALEAGRSVASTMGFTAVEGLPMGTRSGSLDPGLMLYLMDVHKMDARAIEHLIYRESGLLGVSGISSDMRALLASEDARAKLAIDLFVYRIGRELGSLAAALGGLDAVVFTAGIGERAAPIRERVCRDAAWLGVDLDPEANAAGGPLISTPNARVAVWVIPTNEELMIARHTRRLLNDL, from the coding sequence ATGGCCGACGCGATCCTGGTCATTAACGCGGGCTCCTCGAGCATCAAGTTCTCGGTGTACGTCGCGGGCCACGGCGATGTCGCGCTGCACGTCCAGGGACAGGTCGAAGGGCTGTTTACCGCGCCGCGCTTCACGGCAAAGAACGGCGCCGGCGCAGTCGTAAGCGAACGGTTCTGGGGCAATGGCATCACGCTGGGGCACGACGGCGCGCTTAACTACTTAGCGGCATTCCTTCGCCAGGGGGCCTCGGAACTGCGACTCGTCGGCGTCGGCCACCGCGTCGTCCACGGCGGGCCCGGGCACACCCGGCCGGTCCGCCTCGATCGCCAGGTGCTGGCGGGACTGGAGACGCTCATCCCGCTCGCCCCCCTGCACCAGCCGCACAACCTGACTCCGATCCGAATCTTGATGGAGCGTCGATCGGACGTCGCGCAAGTGGCATGCTTCGATACCTCCTTTCATCGAACCAACCCCCCGGTCGCACAATTGTACGCCCTGCCGCAGGCGCTGACCGACGCCGGCGTTCGGCGCTATGGCTTTCACGGTCTGTCGTATGAGTATATCGCCTCGGTCCTGCCGCAGTTCGACGCCCGCGCGGCGGCGGGGAAGACGATTGTGTTGCACCTGGGCAGTGGCGCCAGCATGTGCGCGCTGGAGGCTGGCAGGAGCGTTGCGAGCACGATGGGGTTCACTGCGGTGGAAGGCTTGCCGATGGGCACGCGCTCGGGCTCGCTGGACCCCGGCCTGATGCTGTATCTCATGGACGTGCACAAGATGGACGCGCGCGCCATCGAGCATCTCATCTACAGGGAGTCCGGCCTGCTCGGGGTTTCTGGAATCTCCAGCGACATGCGCGCGCTGCTTGCGAGCGAGGATGCGCGCGCCAAGCTCGCCATCGATCTCTTCGTCTATCGCATCGGGCGCGAGCTGGGCTCGCTGGCCGCGGCGCTGGGCGGGCTCGATGCCGTCGTCTTCACGGCGGGTATCGGCGAGCGCGCCGCCCCTATTCGCGAGCGGGTCTGTCGTGATGCGGCGTGGCTGGGGGTGGATCTGGACCCCGAAGCGAACGCGGCCGGCGGGCCGCTCATCAGCACGCCGAATGCACGTGTGGCGGTCTGGGTGATACCGACCAACGAGGAATTGATGATCGCGCGCCATACGCGCCGCCTTCTCAACGACTTGTAG